In Luteitalea sp., the following are encoded in one genomic region:
- a CDS encoding PadR family transcriptional regulator gives MDKKTSEVLQGTLDLMILKTLHALGPLHGFGIARRIEQVSRDVLRLNEGTVYTSLLRLQQQGWIAAAWGTSENNRKAKFYSITKRGQKQLEVETENWERISGVIRRVLRLEAERSS, from the coding sequence ATGGACAAGAAGACATCCGAAGTGCTGCAAGGGACGTTGGATCTCATGATCTTGAAGACGCTGCACGCGCTGGGACCACTGCACGGGTTCGGAATTGCACGGCGCATCGAGCAGGTGAGTCGCGACGTTCTCCGGCTGAATGAGGGCACAGTGTACACCTCGTTGCTACGGTTGCAACAGCAGGGATGGATTGCGGCAGCGTGGGGCACGTCGGAGAACAACCGCAAGGCGAAGTTCTATTCCATCACCAAGCGCGGCCAGAAGCAGCTCGAGGTCGAAACGGAGAACTGGGAGCGCATTTCTGGTGTGATTCGCCGCGTGCTGCGGCTGGAAGCGGAGAGATCGTCATGA